atgcctactgacagacaaatggataaagaaaatgttgtaaatatgcacaatggaatcttgggttccttggtggctcagttggttcagcagttgcctttggctcaggtcatgatcccagagtcctgggatcaagtcccatattgggctccttgctcggcggggagcctgcttctccctccgcctctgcctgcctctctgcctgcttgtgctctctctcactctctgacaaataagtaagtaaaatcttcaaaacaaacaaacaaaaaccgaaatcctaccatttgcaacaacatggatggaactagaagagattatgctaagtgaaataaatcagagaaagacatatatcATATGTCTtccttcatatgtggaatataagaaacaaaacagaggagcttagggtaagggagggaaaaataaaatcaggtgaaatcagagggagacaaaccatgagagactcaacTCTAGGCaaacaaacagggttgttggaggaggcagggtgggggcggggagggggttggggtaactgggcgttgggcattaaggaaggcacgtgacgtaatgagcactgggtgttgtctgcaactgatgaatcactgaaccctATCTTTGGAATGAATAATGCCCTGTATGTTAATcaattgcatttaaataaaataaaattaaaaattaaacattttagagAAATTGGGTTTGGAGCGGGAACCAAGATGTGTATGGCACTGGGCACGAGCTGGGAAACTGAGTCAGGGATGTGGATGGGGCTGAGCCTGGGGATGTGGAACGGGTGTTGCCGTGATGAAGCCTTCATTCCCCCTCAGTGCCCAGGATACATGATGTTGACCAGACGAATTGGTAGCCAGTATCCCAACCCTAGGGGCCAAGCTGCAGGCAGGTGAAGCCTGGAGTAGCCTGGGAAGCAGCAGTGAGTCTCTCTGTGAGTTATTTTTAGGAGCTCACACCTAAGGACAGACCAAATAGTCTCCTTTTAAAACAACTATGTGCTGGTGATTCCTATGGAAAGTGCTGGAGAGCTGGGAGTGGCATGATCTGAATGGCTCAATCAGAAACTGGTGACAGAAGTCTGCCCACAGGGTACAATAAAGTTCCAGACTTGACCGGCCTCCTTCACTGTCCTAGCACCTCTTCAGAAGTGATGACACCACGAAGCTCCGTCTCAGGTAAGGAGGACCCCCAAAGGCTAGCACCatccccctccagccccagcGCAGCACCCACAGCTCAGCATCAtccccagctcctcccccacccctggtcGCCTCAGAGGCATCTGTGACAAAGAGCTCCATCCTTCCATTCTTTAACAAACCAGATGCCTTCTATCTGGGAGCCAAGGCTGAGGACTCAGTCTTCCCTGAATGCCCTCCCCTGGAGAGCCCCAGCTACGCAGCGCCTGCCGGAGCTAACGCCCTTGCCGGAGTGGCCCCAAATTCAAATCCACACCTGTAGATCCCCCTGACCTGTGGCTTCTTCTGTACTCACCTTCCTGAGGATCCCACGGCCACTTTCTCTGCCCCATGGTCCACCCTGAGATataatgatttataagaaatacatacCTGATTCACGTAACCAAAATATATTCCTCAGGTAGAGTTGGGCTTAACTGATTGTTAAAATGATTCAGAAGCGTAAAGGTGAAATGGGAATCTTGTGAATGAAGGTGACTTTTGGACCACACCCCAGAATGGGAGCTGGCAGCCAGGAGCACCAATCCTATGAATAAAGGGATGGAACTTTTGCTCCCACCTTCCCTAgctcctgggaggggagaggggctagaGACCCAACCGGCCAATGGCCAGTGACTTAATCAGACTTAATCAGTCACGATCATGGAATAAGCCCCACcgtaaaaacccaaaaggattgGGTTTGGAGGGCTTCCAGTCTGGTGAGTCCACGGGCGATGGGGAGAGCAGCACACCTACAGCCGGATAGGTGCGCCGCAacccttccttccccagactcCACCTATGATCTCTTCACCtggctattgaaaaaaaaaaaaaaaacctgttacaACCTCTATCTCTGCGTAGCAGCCGCAGAATGGAGTTGAATTCCCACCCTGCGGGTGTCTCAGAGTTGTTTGGCATTGTGTGTACAGGAAGCCCCACATGCTGGAACTAACTCGGGGAACCCTAAAAGAGCCCCCCCTTCTTTCTCCCATAGTTTCTGTCTGCATAACAATCTTCTTCCTCCAGTGTGCAAAAGTAGTCACAGGTAAGGACAAGGATGGGGAagaatggggagggaggagggtgccCTTGGGAAGTGGGTATCTGGTCCTTCTTGAACCCACAGCATCAGTGTCTCCACCAGATACCCCCATGGCCTCGGGGCTGTGGCTGTGCCAGCCTGCCCCCAGGTGTGGGGACCACCTCTATAACCCCTTGGAGCAATGCTGTGATGATGACACCATCCTGCCTCTGAATCGGACTCGCCTTTGCGGCCCCAACTGCACCTTCTGGCCATGCTTTGAACTCTGCTGTCCTGAGTCCTTCGGCGCCCAGAAGTTTGTCGTGAAGTTGAAGGTCCTGGGCGTCGAGTCCCGGTGCTTCTCGTCCCCAATCTCCAGAAACTGCCCCAGGTAAGGGCCTCTAACTGCTCATggctgagggaaggaaggagggatgagGGACACAGGGGGTCACAAGAGGATCCCCTGTCATGTTGTTgttctttaacttatttttaactttatttaagcaatctctacatacaacgcagggctcaaactcacgattctcagatcaagagctgcacactctaatgactgagccagccggacaCCTTCCCACCatgtcctgttgttttatctctGGCCATTTCTGGAAACTTCTCACTCCTCCTCGCCTGTGTCTCATAATTTcctaatttatctttctctgtggcCAAAGGAAACCTTTCTAGACAAGCTCATTATGAAAATGTGATATTTTCCACATGCCAGGAAAGACCCCAAACTACATCACTagctccccccaccaaccccacccagtttctgtggggcaggcagaaaaACCAAGAAGTTGACCCTGTGCTGGGCCCCATGTTGCGCGTCTTGGGACACTGAGACTCTCCCATGACCTTCATCTCCTTGTGCTTCagtccctcatctgtaaaacaggggtaATATCCATTtccctgagccactgaggcattgTAAGGAAGATTCTCAGGATTTGAGTATTGGGGGGGAGCAGAATGAGATGAAAACCCTCTTCTTGAAAACTGTgcatgggtcttttttttttttttttttttgacagacagagatcacaagtaggcaggaaggcaggcagagagaaaggaagggaagcagattccctgcggagcagagagcccgacgccaACGCCgcgcttgatcctaggaccctgggatcatgacctgagcccaaggcagaggctttaacccaccgagtcacccaggcgcccctgtgcatgggtcttttaaaatgtaaacaaacaagtaaacaaagaaTGTACATCAACGAAAGACGTGTGAAATTGAGAAAGCAGTTCTAGAATATCTACCTGATGGCTTCATgttaaatgaatttataaaactgaaacgtctctttactttttcttattgTCTTAATCTCCTCTGAGACTGCATAAAGCAAACCTCACTTAAAATGGAGTCAGAAGCCCAGAAGGGGAAGCTTTCACGGTATAACACATACAACCCTTTGCAGAACCAGCCAGAAGAAGCCTACGTGACTACCTCAGCAAGAGGAAGATTCTGTCCTTGGCAAGAAACCGCCATTACAACGAAAAGCCATTACATGCAGAACTCCCAGTGTACGCCAATGGGCTTTTCCTCTATAACAATCCCCACCTCCCTGCGTTTCTCTTGAAAAGGGGGTTTCTTGGAGGAATACAGGAGAACTGCCAATGCCAGACAAGTTACGACTGAAACACAGGCAAGTTGGAATTGCAAGTGTGGTGGCTTCTCACTGAGGGAGCTGTTGTTGCCTGGAGGGATGAGGAATGCTGCTTCCTTCCCCACATCGGAGGTATCCTTTGTTTTCTGGACTTGACTGTGATTTTGCCAGGGCTTGTGTGTGTCCAATTCCAATTCTCTgcttaagaaaatttatttatttatttatttatttgagggcggGAGGTGCTGGTAAAAGAACATTTCTATTGCTAACATTGACAATATATACCCAAATGAGATGAAATCACTATCTCGAAGAAGTGGTGGCACACCCTTGTTTGTGTAAGGTTTTAAAGGCGAGATAATCACGACACCAGGCAAGATATGCACAAATCAAGATTTATTAAAGTCACTCTCTGGCATAGtgtcagggctcaggagaaggggagccaggaaagtcgccccgggaggaggtgggcacccttgggTGAGGTTCCCCCGACTCTGGAAAGATGCAGTGGGGGGAAGTTGCACTGGGAGGGAGACGGTGGGGGTCTTTTATCCGGCCAAGGCAGagcatgggctcacatccatatatggtaggatatttggtgatcagagggtatggggtggggggtcctAATACTTCTGTTTCCTGTATAGATAtcaggttacctatggagacgcgacctgggcatacatccttttggcaggAGAGTCAAGTgttgagggaggtggggggagagggctgGAAGATGGCGGCCCCAGCGGTcgtttctattgttcctcctgcattcccggaGCCACAGACCCAACAGTTTGCTGTggtattattcacagtagccaagacacGCATACCCAACAACCTAAATGCCCCTGGACAGAGGagcagataaggaaaatgtgggagaCATCATAAATACAATGGACTGTTGTTCAGCTCTAAgaggaatcttgccatttgtgacaacactgGTGAACCaggaaggcattatgctaagtggaggaagccaaacagagaaagatagtgtataatatcacttatatgtagaatataCAACATAAAGCTGATTTCATAGGAACAGCACATAGGTAGAATGGTGGGTGCCATGGGCTGGGAGGAGGTTTGTAATGAACAGAGAAGTCAAAGACCACACACTTCCTGCTATAAGCTCTGGGGCTccaggtggctcacttggttaagcgtctgactacctgaggtcctgggattgagccccacattgggggggagcttctccctctccctctgccctttgtcCCACTAGTGAGtgctcttttgctttttctcttgaataaacaaaatctttttttttttaagattttatttatttgacacacacagaaagagatcacaagtaggcagagaggcaggtagagagaattCTAAAACACAAGGACcgaacccatgggcagaaagagcttcaCTGGGGTTGTGACAGGAAACTGATTATATGCAGTTGGAAGGGGGTTACCTACAGCACAAACTTCTGAGGTATTTTGTAAACaaagtttccaggaccttgagggggctaacTATTgctaggaaaaggtcatttattactgtttggTAAATTCAATCATGAGACCCTTCTGAGGGATATAGGAGGCCAATGCTTGGGAGTATAATTGCCAATAGGCAtcttggtgggggagggcagtaaggaaatttcattttttcttttacttttgtttcccacatcaacaacacaaaaaaagttaatttcatACGGTGATGAATGCTTTCATTATCTTGAGCTTGATAATAATTCCACAAAATAAATGCATGCGAACTCCTCACACTGAATAAACATCACAGTTACTTCTGTCAATTACCCCTCAgttgagatgcctaaattataaccataatcTGCTcctgtaccttcgcttgctaacccacgAGGAGATagaaaattaccagcaaactttctataggcactctgtaaccacacaacgcCTGACCAGAATCGAACCTAGCAAAGTGGCCGCTCCCGGACTCCCACCCGGCTCTGGCCCGAGAGATAACAGCCACCTggcgccagagaaacccccacccagaattggacaTGGCAAAgtgactgctcccggaccccccacccagctttggGTATgggagataataaccatctggcaccccgcagcttgacagggagaccccagccaatcctgaggtgacacataccctagcggtgccAACCAAGCAGTTTGaggaatgacagccctttgacctaaccaataatctgttcccagccttttcccgctctgtagcgcgccagtcatattgtggagttgctgtttgattttcccgtGGTATGAAGTGATCTGTTACGAGATACTATggtgtatgctaagtccctgcctccccaaatagtgtataaaaagtgctgtgatcctggggcgcctgggtggctcagtggttaagcctctgccttcagctcgggtcatgatctcaggatcctgggattgagccccccatcgggctctctgctcagcggggagcctgcttccccctctctctttccctgcctctctgcctacttgtgatctctctctgtctatcaaataagtaaataaaaatctttaaaattaaaaaaaaaaaaaagtgctgtgatcctgagctcaggacctcttagcgtcaccggcaaagAGTGCGCAGAGGTCCGGGttcgaactcgtaataaacgacccttgctgtttggctttgactctggactctggtggtcgtctttggggggtctcggaatttgggcacaACACAATAAAGCTGATAAAAACCTTAAATGGGATCATTTCAATGAACCAATCATGACTTACAGAATATAATTACGTccggctctcggctcagcaggagGGAACttgctccctcccctctctccgccctcctctctgcctacttgtgatctctccctgtcaactaaataaataaaatcttaaaatatatatatatataattacaaagcAGCTTTCATCTTCACACCTCTTtccttttacatatttttctgtattgctagttcttcccctgcccctggatAAAAAGATCAAATCCCATATTTCCTGGtcccttttatttaataaatatcctCTGACCAATCTAAAAtgtccaggggtacctgggtggctcaattggttaagcatccaactcctgctTCCAGTTCaggaccatgatctcagggttgtgagcctGCTtagggcgtggagcctgcttaggattctctctctccctctgcccctcaactcCACTCTGCCCCACCGCaggctctctctccaaaaaaaagtaaaatgtaccctcaccctgcttgttctctcttgcaaataaataaaatcttaaaaaaaaaagtaaactgtccagaaatatataaaaatgaaaaccaccatcttttttttttttaatagattctatttatttatttgagaaagtgaaagaacaagagcaggaggggcagcaggagaagcgggctcccggctgtgcagagagcccgacctggggttccatcccaggaccccgggggatcatgacctgagtgagccaaaggcagacggttaaccaaGCGACCCGAGCGTCCCTAAAACCAACCGCCGGGATTGAAAGTTACTTCTCCTTCCTAGCTCTGGCCCGCAGAAAAAGTGGAAGCCTGAACCCGAGGAAGGAATACGGGCaccttttactttacttttactCTCCCCCGTGCACTTTTATGAATCTTCGCCCCCTCTGCTGACTTAGTTTCTGAACCCAACGCTGAGGGAGCTTTGGGAGGGATGACAGTACGGCTCAGGGAGTTCCGACACGGGGGGCACTGAAgttcctcctccacccccaccaccaggGTGATCCAGCACTGACACCCCCAGGgctctgcaaatatttatttatttatttatttatttatttatttatttatttaaaagattttatttatttatttgacagagatcacaagtaggcagagaaacaggcagagagagaggaggaagcaggctccctgctgagcagagagcccgatgcggggctagatcccaggacactgagatcatgacctgagctgaaggcagaggctttaacccactgagccacccaggtgcccctatgcaaATATTTAAAGCTGCTTCTTTCCCCTGGGGGTGCATTTTGGCTTCCGCACAGACACATCTCTCTCACCTGACCTTCCCTCGGGGAGGGTGAGCGTCTCAGTTCCGTTTGCCTATCTACGTTCCTTATCGACCTCGAGAAGTCAGCAACCCTAACCCAGCGGCAGCCAGGCTGGCGGGTGCAACGCACATGTCCATGCAGCCGCAGCAGGTGGGCCCCCTGCCAGCCACAGAGGAGTCACGGCTCTTCCAGAGCGCGGGCCACTGCCTGGGGACACGGGGGCCTCGACGGGGCAGACGCGGGTTATGGGGGTCTGTCACGTGTGTGACTTAGGATCTCGGTCTGGATAAAGGGGTGCACGCTGGCTCCCGCGCCGTGGA
The genomic region above belongs to Neovison vison isolate M4711 chromosome 7, ASM_NN_V1, whole genome shotgun sequence and contains:
- the LOC122911923 gene encoding insulin growth factor-like family member 3 isoform X1; this translates as MAQSETGDRSLPTGYNKVPDLTGLLHCPSTSSEVMTPRSSVSVSVCITIFFLQCAKVVTVSPPDTPMASGLWLCQPAPRCGDHLYNPLEQCCDDDTILPLNRTRLCGPNCTFWPCFELCCPESFGAQKFVVKLKVLGVESRCFSSPISRNCPRTSQKKPT
- the LOC122911923 gene encoding insulin growth factor-like family member 3 isoform X2 produces the protein MAQSETGDRSLPTGYNKVPDLTGLLHCPSTSSEVMTPRSSVSVSVCITIFFLQCAKVVTVSPPDTPMASGLWLCQPAPRCGDHLYNPLEQCCDDDTILPLNRTRLCGPNCTFWPCFELCCPESFGAQKFVVKLKVLGVESRCFSSPISRNCPRDHK